The nucleotide window TACATGCAGTTGATCTCCGCCAACGCCTCCGCGCCCGTCGGCCGCGCCTACAGGGAGGGGCGGCACCGTCTGAATGCCGCTGTCGACCGTGTGGTCAGCGGGCTCGGGTTGTATCTCACGGCGGAGACCGTCATCGCCACGGTCGACGGCGCCGCGGTGACGGCACTGAGCGAGCACCGCGATGTCCGCAGCACGGCGTTGGCCCTGCTGCGCCGCCTGGTGCAATTGTCGGAATTGAGCTCGACCACGCCGACCGACACCACCCCCGAGGAGTTCCGAACCCGCATCACTCGAGAAATGCCCATCCCAACCCGTCGTCTTGACGAGGTCGGTGGAGGCGACCACCGGACAGACGTGGCGTCGTCATCGACGACAGTCCAAGGACGACGCTCAGCCCATCACCAAAACGGCTCTTCCGGTTTGAGGGTGCGGGGCTGATTGGGGTGACGGCCTGCTCGCCTCCGGGCGCCCTCCTTCGACCCCACGGCGTACAAGGACCGCAACACCGTGGAGCGCTGTCAACCGAACACGATCCATCGGCAAAACCATCATGTACGTTGACCGCAGGCCCCGCACCAGACGACGCGGTCCAAACGCGACAGTCTCAGGCAACCCGCTGCCAAGTACATCCGCCGCGCATAACGTCACCACTGCACATTCCCGCTGAGGCTGGCCGAACGACTCGCCGTAGTCTGGTGGTTCGCCTTCGGAAGCATTTCGATCTACTGGGCATTGGGAGGTCGGTGGCTTGTTGAGACCGCCGTACAGGAACAAGGCTTGGAACTGGCCGAGCGACGTGCGCCATGGTTCCTCACGCTAGTCTTCGCCACCGGAGTCATCAAATACGCCTTCGCTTTATTCCCGCTTGTCATCACCCCAACTGGCTCCGTGTCCCTCACTGGGTACTGCGATTTCTCCGCAGGCCTAGTGATCGCCCCGCACCAACCCTGCTCCTGGTACTCCGGGCGCTCGGCTGTCTCGGTGGGCCGGTCATGACCGCCTATGACCTGTTCTTCACCCTGCAAGTCATCAGGCATACCTTCGACGGCGGCAACATGACGGCGTACTCGTAGATGCGCCTATGCGCATGGATGCCACAGTTCTGGGGCGGCGGGCTGCTGATTCTCATTGTCTCACTGCGAGTTCGCCAACAGCCGGAGCGCCCGGCCAAGGACCTGTAGTCGCTCCGCATGGCCCACGCACTCGCCCATAGGGGCGCGGGAGTAACTCGACTAGTTCCAGTTCTTGATGCCGACGTGTCCGGATCGGCATTCTTCGTTCGTGAAGTCGTCTGCTACGCCCCTTCGAGGTTAACAACGCCGGTTAACGGTCTGCTGAAGGGCTCTCGGGTATACAGCAGACCGGCAAGTAGTGTTGCTAACGCCCAACCGGTGTAGTAGACGCACGTATCGTCGCTGTTGATGTCCGCGGTTCCCTGATCCGGGACCCGCATGATTCCCGGGACTCGTCCGCGGAAACCGACACCAACGCCCCTGCGGCCCGACAGCTACCTGTGTTGGTCGAGCATGACCTCATCGGCCCGAACACGACACCCGCGCCGAATCATCACGGGATATCGGCGCAAGCGTGGTGTTTTGGGGTGGTGTGTCGTGAGGAGGCATGCTGTCGACATCCTCGGTTTGGACCGAGCTCCTTCAGTTAGACCGTCTGAGAGTGTCTCTAAGGTGGTCCAACCGTACGCAGATGGTCCAACTGGAGGCGGGCGGTCCAGCTTGGGGGCGTGGGTGTGGGGATGCAGGGTCGGTTCACCACCACCCCGGGGTTGGTTGTATGTGTCTCCGGGGCTCGGCAGTGGGGGCGTCTAACGAGTCCGCCGCTGCCACCACACCCCAGAATGCGAAGAGCTCGTTGGCCTGCTCGAGCGTGACGGTGAACAGCTGCTCCTCCGTCTCCAGGGAGCGTGAGTCCGTGCCCTTCTTGAGGTAGGGGCCGTAACGGCCGTTCTGCGCGGTGATGTCCACGCCCTCGGCGTCCTGGCCGTCCGTCGCCCGTGACAGGATCGGCGTCCCATACTCCCAGCGCCATGCGCTCAGTGCTGGGTCCCTTCCGCGGACGCAGAGGCACTGGAGGTGGCGGAAGGGGGCGCGCTCGGACCGGTGGGGACCGTCTCACTGGGGCTGGCGCTGGGTCGCGGCGGACAGCTGACGTGCAGCAGCGCCCAGCCGGTCTGGCTTCCTTCTTCTCGCCCGGGCCAACCCGGGTGTGTCTCCAGCACGGCGACAGTGCACGAGCCAATGACACCGCTCGTCCCAACCTTCAGGAAGTCGCCTTCAACCGGTCCGGACTCATCCTTCGGCCAGATCTGCACCCAAGCACCCGAGGTCTCCACCGAGATCACAACCACCCTCCACCCGCTCGCCAGGGTGCTGGGACCCACCTCACCCACGCCATGCGCCTCCGAGCGCAGCGCCTCAAGCTCAGGAGGCAGGTCCGGCATACCCGGACGCACCGACCACCACATGAAACCAACGACGGCCAGCACAAGCACAACGACGACGCTGACGACACCAATAACCACCTTGCGGACCATCGTCACACACGTCCTTTCGTCGCCAGCCGTCCGAGTCTTCGTCCCATGCTCCCAGCACCATGCGCTCAGTGCTGGGTCCCCTCCGCGGACGCAGTGGCGCCGGGGGTGACGGAAGGCGTCGCGCTCGGACCGGGGGTGGCCGTCTCACTAGGAGTGGCGGAGGGACGCGGCGGACAGCTGAGGTGCAGCAGCGCCCAGCCGGTCTCACTACCGGGAACGCCCCGATCCCAACCCGGGTGGGTCTCCAGCACAGCGACAGTGCACGAGCCAATGACACCGCTCGTCCCAACGTCGAGGAACTCACCTACAACCGGTCCGGAATCATCCTCCGGCCAGATCTGCACCCTGGCACCCGCGGTGTGCACCGAGAACAGCACTGCACTCCACCCGCCGGGGACGGAGAACGGACGCGCCTCACGCACGCCATGCGCCTCCGAGCGCAGCGCCTCAAGCTCAAGAGGCAGGTCCGGCATACCCGGACGCAGCGACCACCACACGAATCCAGCGACGGCCAGCACAAGCACAACGACGACGCTGACGACACCAATGACCACCTTGCGAACCATCCTCAGATACTTCCTTTCCTTCACGCCCTGCCTCGCAACCGTGTCATCTCCCGGGTTCCCCGGGTCGCCGGGCTCAGGCCTTGGAGGAGCGCGTCGAGCACGCGGAGGTCGTGTTCTTCTTCGCCGTCGTCTTGCGCTTCTTGGCGGGACCCTTGGCCCGCTTCTCCGCCAACAGCTCGTATGCGCGCTCCGGCGTAACCGTGGCCGGGTCGTCGTCGCGGCGCAGAGTCACATTCGTCTCTCCGTCCGTGAAGTACGGGCCAAAGCGCCCGTCCTTAATAGCCACCGGGCGCCCGGAGACCGGGTCCGTGCCCAGCTCGCGCAGCGGCCCACGCGCCGTCGCCTGCCCGCGCCGCCGTTTAGGTTGCGCAAAGATCTCTAGTGCCTGCTCCAGGGTCACCGTGAGCAGCTGCTCCTCGCTCTCCAGGGAACGCGAGTCCGTGCCCTTCTTCAAGTACGGCCCATAGCGCCCGTTCTGTGCGGTGATGTCCACGCCCTCCGCGTCCTGCCCCACCACACGCGGCAGGCTCAGCAGGTCCAGGGCCTGTTCCAGGGTCACCATGGACAGGTCCATGCTCTTAAACAACGACGCCGTGCGCGGCTTGGGTCCAGCAGCCTTCTTAGATGTGCGCTTCTTAGGCTTCGCGGCGGCACCCTCAGCGGCACCGTCAACAGCACTGCCAGCGGCGCCCTCCGCAGTCTCCGCCGGGGCTTCCGGCTCAGGCAGCACCTCAGTGACGTAGGGTCCGTAGCGGCCATCCTTGGCGATGATGGTGTGACCTGTGACCGGGTCCACGCCCAACTCACGGCCGTCGTCGGCAGCGCGGGCAAAAAGCTCATGCGCCCGCTCCACCGTCAACTCATCGGGGGCCAGGTCACTCGGCACGTTGGCACGCTTACCCTCAGCATCCTCCAGGTAGGGTCCGTAGCGGCCCACGCGCAGGGTGATGCCCTCACCAATCTCCACAGAGTTCACGCTGCGGGCGTCGATCTCCCCCAGGCCCGCGAGCATCTGCGCCAAGCCCAGGCGGCCACTGCCAGAGACGTCGCCCGCCCCAGCGTCACCGACACCGTCGCCCCCCTCACCAGCACCCTTATAGAAGCGCGTCAGCCAGGCCACCCGGTCCAACTCACCAGCAGCAATCCGGTCCAGGTCCCGTTCCATCGACGCGGTGAAGTCGTAGTCCACCAGCTCGGAGAAGTTCTCCTCCAGCAAACGAGTCACCGCAAAAGCCAGCCAGCTGGGCACCAACGCCTGCCCCCGGTGATCCACGTAACCGCGGTCAGAGATCGTGGACATGGTGGCGGCGTAAGTGGAGGGGCGGCCAATCTCCCGCTCCTCCAAGGCCTTGACCAGGGAGGCCTCCGTGTAGCGCGGCGGCGGCGTGGTCTCGTGCCCTCCAGCCTCAGCCCGCTCAGTGGCCAACTCCTGGCCCGCCACCATCGCAGGCAAGCGCACCTCACGGTCCGTGCCCCTGGCATCCCCCTCGGCGCCTTCGTAACGTTCGGCGTCGCGGCCCTCCTCGTAGGCGGCCAGGAAGCCCCGGAAGGTGATGACCGTGCCAGAGGCAGTCAGCTGGGCGGTCTTGAAGGAGTCTCCAGCGTCACGGGCCTCCCCCAGCACGTCGCTGATCGGCACCTCCACGTGGACGGTTGCGGTGGATCCAGTGGCGTCGGCCATCTGGGAGGCCACAGTGCGCTTCCAGATCAGCTCGTAGAGCTTGAACTGTGAGCCGGTCAGGGCACTGGCCACCTGCGCGGGGGTGCGGAAGTGGTCTCCGGCGGGGCGGATCGCCTCGTGCGCCTCCTGTGCCCCCTTGGACTTGGTCGCATAGGTGCGCGGCTTGGCGGGCACGTACTGGGCACCGTAAAGCTCAACCACCTGGGTGCGGGCGGCGGCCACAGCCTGTCCGGACAGCACGGTGGAGTCCGTACGCATGTAGGTGATGTAACCGTTCTCGTACAGGCTCTGGGCCACGCGCATGGTCTCGCGCGGGTTCATGCGCAGCTTGCGGGAAGCCTCCTGCTGCAGGGTGGAGGTGGTAAAGGGGGCAGCGGGGCGACGCCGGTAGGGCTTCTCCGCCACCTTGGCTACTTTGGCCGTAGCGCGGGTGATGGCATTGGCCACGGCCTTGGCCCCACCCTCGTGCAGATGGATCAGCTGGGCCTTGCGCGCGGAGGCGGTGAGCTCACCGGCGTCGGTGAAGTCCCGTCCGGTGGCCACGCGGCGCCCATCCAGGCTGGTCAGGCGGGCGGTAAAGGTAGCGTCCTGGCGGGCGCCAGCATCGACCTTAGAGAGCACGGTGGTGAGGTCCGCCTCCACCCCCCAGTAGGCGGCGGAGACAAAGGCCATGCGCTCACGCTCACGCTCCACCACCAGGCGAGTAGCCACGGACTGCACGCGCCCGGCGGACAGGCCCGCGCGGACCTTGCGCCACAGCACCGGAGAAACCTCGTAACCCACCAAGCGGTCCAGGATTCGGCGGGTCTCCTGGGCGTCCACCAGGTCCATGTCAATGTCCCGGGTGGCGGACAGGGCGCGGGTGACCGCCTCCTTAGTGATCTCCGTAAAGGTCATGCGTTTCACCGGCACCTTGGGTTTCAAGACCTCTTTGAGGTGCCAGGCGATGGCTTCCCCCTCACGATCATCATCGGTGGCGAGGTAGAGCTCGTCGGCCTCCTTGAGGGCTTTCTTCAGCGCCGTGACGGTCTTCTTCTTGTCCGGGTTCACCACGTAGTAAGGGGTGAAGCCGTCCTCCACGTCCACGGCGAAGCGCCCATAAGGGCCCTTCTTCATGATGGCGGGCAGCTCGGAGGGCTGCGGCAGGTCCCGGATGTGCCCGACGGAGGCCTCGACGTCAAACTCCGGGCCGAGGTAGCCAGCGATGGAGCGCACCTTGTTTGGGGATTCGACAATCACAAGCTTGGTTGACACGACGGCCTTCCTAGCGGACACGACAAGGCGTGGGGACGGGGTCCACGCGGAGCGACCGCGCTGGACGGGGCAGGCCGACTGTAGCCCAACAGCGGCCCCTATGGCTCGGGACGAACGTCAAGGACCACCCACCAAGACGGTCCATACGCCAGTAGACCAGGCCTCAAACAGCCCCCACCCTTAGTTTTCACAGGCGAAGCACAGTCCTGGCACTGGCGTCTCACAGCGCTAAAGTCTTTGATTAACCTATGACTTCCAGTACCGGGACGCTCACCCGCCCTGATGGTTCCCCTGTACGGGTACTAGTCGTCGACGACGAGCAGACGCTCGCCGACCTGCTTGCCTCCACCCTGCGCTACGAGGGCTGGCAGGTGACCACAGTCGCTACCGGCGGGGCCGCCGTACGCACCGCCAAGGACCTGGACCCCGACGTCATCGTCCTGGACATCAAGCTGCCGGACTTCGACGGTCTAGAAGTCATGCGCCGCATACACGGGCACAAGCCCGGTGTGCCGGTCCTCTTCCTGACAGGCCAGGACGCAGTGGAGGACCGTGTTGCTGGCCTGACCGCTGGCGGAGACGATTACATCACCAAGCCCTTCTCACTGGAAGAGGTGGTGGCGCGGCTGAGCGCCCTGCTGCGCCACTCAGGCGCCCAGGAAGACAAGCCCGAATCGGTGCTGCAGGTCGGGAACCTGGTCATGCACGAAGACTCCCATGAGGTGAGCCGTGACGGGAAGCTGATCCACCTGACCGCCACCGAATTTGAGCTACTCCGCTACCTTATGCGCAACCCGCGCCGCGTCCTGTCCAAGACGCAGATCCTGGACCGCGTCTGGAACTACGACTTTGACGGGCAGGCAAACATAGTGGAGCTGTATATCTCCTACCTGCGGCGCAAGATCGACAAGGGCCGCGAGCCCATGATTCACACCGTGCGCGGGGTCGGCTACGTTCTCAAGCCGGTCCCGAGCACCAGTATCAACTGAGGCGACGGCGCCGCCCAGCTTCCCGGAGTCACGCCGCTGCGCCCGGCCGTCACGGCACAGTGCACGGTGCGTCTGTCCGCCGTCGATCCGTCTGCCTGAGGCGTTAGCCCGGGGCTACCGGTCTAGGCCCCTGGAAGTGTGTGACAGGAGTGTCAGCAGCGCCATACTGACACAGGACAGCGCCACGATGGCGGCCACACCAGCGCTGTAGGCCACGAAGGTGTCCACCCGGGTGGCGGTCTCCGCCGTGCCCTGTAAGGTCCATAACTCCAGGGGAGTCGCCACCAGGCCACACGCTACGCCCACCAACAGCAGCAAGTACGCTGGCCTCCGGCTGCCCGGCGTGAGACTGTCATCGTCCCAGCAGCCACCGGCCACCGCGAGCGCACCCCACCCCAGGGCCAGCAGCAGTGCCGCAACGACGTCGGCAGGCCGGTGCCACTGGCAGACCAGCGTCGAGTAGCCGATAGTGGCGGCGATCAGCGCGCCCGCCCAGGCAGCTGCAGGGCGCCACCGTGCGGAGACCACCAGCACCAGTGCGACAGCGGCTGAGGCAGCGACGGCGGTGTGCCCCGAAGGTAGGGTGTTGGCCCCGTCCCAGCGCTGTGAGAGCCCGTAATCCGGCCGCCACAGCACCCAGTGCTTGAGGACCTGAGTGGAGACGTTGGTGGCCACGACGACGCCAGCAGCCCACAGGGCGCGCCGACGACTGCCCCGCCACAGTGCCAGGGCCAACACCAACAGGATCAGTGCCACCAGGCTGGGCAAGGTGATGACGTGCAGCAGGCTACGAGCATGCCTGGACACGAAGCGAGCCCCGATCAGTGAGCCGGTGAGGGCTGCCTGCTCCATCAGCTGACCGGTACGGGTGAGCACCAGCGTGCCCCAGGTCCCCAGCACGCCAGCAAAGCTCAGCAGGGCCAGCAGCGCTGCCAGCAGCCGGTGCGCGGGCTGGGCCGCAGGAACCGTCCGGGTGGCGGGGACGGCAGGTAGCACCATCCTTTGGGCGGTGCCGGTTGGTCCTGGTAGTACTGCTTCGCGATGCCGTCTGGCGGCATCGGGGTCCGTGAATTGGTCCCAGCCCATTCCTGGGTGGTTCCGCGGCGCGACCTGAGCCGCAGGCGCTTGGGTACTAAGTGTCACGGTGAAGAGGCTATGAGCCCTTCCTGGGTGCCTGGTGACCGTCTCCTATGAGCGTGCCATCATGCCCTGCAAAGTGGGCAGCCGACCGCCTGTCAGCGGGCCAGACGCCGCCCCCCGGGTGACTGAACGCACAGCCAGTACCGCACCGACGCCTACCTGCAGCACGCTGACCACCACGTTGACGATGATGCCGTTGCCGCCGGACAGGGGCAACCGAGCGGCTTCCACGTCACGGACGGTTAGGGTGTTGGCCGCCCCGTTGGCAGGTGCTCCACCGCCGGGCTGCCGGTAGGAGGCGGTGAGAAGGTACCTGCGTCGGCGTTGCGCGTGAGTTCCAGGGCCTTCTTGGCGACGGCGAACCTAGGGTTGGCGGGCACGGAACCGCAAGCGGCGGCCTCTACGTCTTGGTGCCGTCCGGCCCCAGCTCAGCGCCGATGACTGTCCACCCGGTCCCGGCGGCCCCAGGAACCTTCTCCGCCCAGTCAAAGGTTTTGGTGACACCAGCGTGGGGGACCACCTTGTTGGTGACCGTGACCGCCAGGTCTCCTGGTCTGCGGGGACAGTGAAGGTGACCCCGCCTCCGGCGGGGTGGTCTTGCCATTCTTGTTGTAGGTGCAGGTGACCTTGCCTAGGCTCCAGCCGGAGCTGGTAGCGGTGGTCGCGAGGCTGGTCTGGTTCTCCTTGATCTTGGCGGCGTCGTTGGGTGCCAGCAGCTCGTAGGTGGTGGGGTCGGAGACGGCGCCTGCCTCACCCCAGCCGGTTGGCCGGAGGTCGGCTGGCTTGTTCCACTTCTCTGCCCTGTAGGAGCCGGGGTGGACACGTTGGTGTAGGTGAAGGCGGGGATGGTGGTGCCCGCCTGGATGGAGGGGGCGGCGTCCACAATCTTCCTGAGGGTCACGGGGCGCACTTGCTCCATGGAGCCGTACAGGCAGCCGTAGCTGGTGCTGCTCTCAGGGGTGATGAAGCGGTACTCCAAGGAAACCGTCTCCATTTCCGGGTTCACGGCGCAGCTTGGATTCCCCTTGTTGTTGACAAAGCCCCACAGGTGGAGTTTGTACTCGATGCCGGTGTTGGGGTCGGTCCAGGAGGTCTGGGAGCGGTCTGACTTGAGTCGCAGCTCGCGTAGGAACAGTCACGCCCCCTCCTTACCAAAGGTCAGGCCACCAAGGGTCTTGGTCTGGCCGTTACTGGCAATTGGTGCGGTGCCAGGGACGTTTCGGACACCGGAAATCACACCAGTGGTCTGCCCCAGTCCGACCACCAGCTCCGTGACCTGAGCGCTGGCAGGAGCACCCGCCCAGAGCACGACTGCGCTCATGACGCTCAGCAGAGCCAACGTAAGGACGCAGAGCACCGCGGTTACCTGAAGCTGTGCGCGACAGCGCAGACGATGGACCAGTGTGGGACGACATACAGGAATAGGAACAACCGCCCATGGGCCAGCAAATGGGTCTTTCAAGCCATAAACGAGCTACGTTAATGCTGGACCATCACTAATTTGCCTTGGCTTTGTTACAATATACGAGTACATAGTGAGAACAGTTTGGCTCCGCCCTCAGCCCACACTCAGCTCACACACAACTCTGAAGAGCCAGGAAGCCACCCCGCACCAGTTCACGGGTGGCCGCCACCAGTTCTTCCTTTAAAGCTGCTGACCGGTCCTCCTGGCCACCCAGCGCCGCCAGGGCGGTGGCCACCTGGGCGACACTCAGTTCACCGTCAGCCACGTCCACCAACGCCGCCAGGGCGGTACCTGCCTGGATCACCCGCCCCAGCCCGCCGCCTTGACGTATGAGGATCATGGTGGGCTCAGTGTCCCCGGGACGCATGTGGCGTTCCTGGGTTACATCGGTGGCGGCGACGGGGCGCAGAGCGGCTACGGCGTCGTCATCCATGGCCGCTAGGCGGCTGCTGGCCTCCACCACCTGGGCCACGTGCTCCCCCAGGGGCCCTGTGCCGGTGGTCGTGACCTCCTCCAGCACCCGCCAAGGAGCACGGGTTGCACCAGCCTCAGGCCGGTGCAACACCAGGTACCCAAAGCCCACCGCCGCCACACCGCGCGACTCAAAGTCGTCTATCCAGGCCCCGAGGCGGGCCTCGAAACCACTGCGGTCCCGTTCTGGGGTGGAGCCTCCATCGCGCAGCCACATGCTGGCGTACTCCACCGGATCCTGAAGTTCACGCTGAACAACCCACGCATCTGTGTCCTCAGGCAGCCAGGTGGCTACACGCTCACGCCAGTCCTGGCCGGTGTGGTGCTCCCAATTGCCCAGCATGACGGCGATGCCGCCGGGAGCCAGGTGGGCGCCGAGCCCCGGAACCAGCGTGGGCAGGACCGGTCCGCCGGCATCGCGGTACTCCAGCAGCGCCAACCCAGCCTCCCTGACGGCAGGCGGGGTGATGACAAAGGGTGGGTTGGTGGCTACCAGGTCAAAGCGACGGCCTGCCACCGGCTCCAGGAAGGATCCTTGGAGCAGCTCCAGCCGACCGGGTTCCACCCCCGCCAGGGCGGTGTTGAATGCTGTGAAGGCTAGGGCACGGGCAGAGATGTCGGTAGCGGTGACGTGCTGACAGTGGCGCAACAGGTAGAGGGTCTGGATGCCGCAGCCACAACCGAGGTCCAAGGCGGTGGTTACCGGGCGGCGCGGGGTCAAGGCTGCCAAGGTCAGGCCCGCGCCCCCAATACCCAGGACGTGGTTGGGGGCGAGTTCGCGGCCAGTTTCCAACTCACCGAGGTCGGAGGCCACCCACCAGCGCACCTCGCCTGCGGCGTCGGTGGCCTCGTGGGGGCGCAGGTCAACTGCGGCAAGCACCCGGGCACGAGCCCTACTGGCGGGGTTGGAAGAAGGCTCACCCTCAAGATGAGCTGCCTGCGCGGCCTCAACCACGAGCCCCATAGCCAGAGCTCCAGCGGTGCCAGTGTTGGGCAGGGCGGCGTCGAGTTCGGCGACGGCGACCGGCTGCCCCAGCATGAACAGGGCGGTGAGGGTAGCCACCGGGTCAGGGCCCTGGCCTGCCTCCCGGCGGCGGGCCTGGTGAGCTGCCAGCGCGCGTAGTGCTGGCAGCCGCTGCTCCCGGCGCAAGGCGGCACTAGCCACCGGCCCCAGGAGCCTGTCCACGGCATCTACACCCCAGCCGCTGGTCTCCAGATCGGCGCGCAGTGACCGCAGACGTGTGGGGTCGGTAGCGAGGGCGGGGGTGGAGCTGGTGGCACGGGGCATGGCCTTTACGCTACCTGTGCCTGGGCCGGGGCGCTCAAGCCCCCCCAGCACGCTCGGGAAGTGAGCATGACAGCGTCCTCACGCTGGAGTGGGCAGCTCCGGCGGGGGACGGCTGGCCGGGACGGCGAGGGACGCCAAGAGCACGGCGGACCTCTAGCTGGGGGTGCTCGCCTCCGCCGCCTCCTGCTGGGCGATCTGCTCCAGGCCAGACTCATGGGACAGCGGCACGTTGCGGAAACACAGCGCCACCAGGGAGGTGACCACAAAGACCGGCACCATAAGGGCGAAGACAGGGGTGAGAGCCTCAGCGTAGGCGCTGGTGACGGCCTCGTGCAGCGGCGTGGGCAGCTGGGCCACCAGTGCCGGGGTCAATGATGTTGACTCCCCGCCCTGGAGTTGGGCCAGCGCCTCCACGACAGCTGGATCACCGGTGGCGGCTACGGCGCCCAGTTTGTCAGTCAGGCCGGTGCTCAGGTTGGTAGCAAAGGCCACACCAATTAGGGAGGCGCCAAGTGACACGGCCACCTCGCGGAAGAAATTGTTGCCGCTGGTGGCAGTGCCCAGGTGCTTGGCGGGCACGTCGTTCTGGACAATGGTGACCAGCAGCTGGAAGAACACGCCAATGCCTAGGCCCATCACAAAGGTAGCGGCAGAGACCATCCACACCGGGGACTCCACCGTGAGGCGGCTCATCCACACCAGGGCAGCCGCCGCCACCAGCGGACCCACTATCGGGTAGACGCGGTACCTTCCGGTACGGGTCACAGCTAGCCCTGAGACGATGCCGCCTCCGAGCATCCCCAGGGTCATGGGCACTAGGAGCAGGCCGGAGACGGTGGCGGAGTAGCCATAGCTCATCTGCAGGTAGGTGGGCAGGTACAGGGTGGAACCAACCATGCCTCCCATTGCGAGCATCCCCACCACTGTGGCGACGACGAAGCTGCGGTTGCTCAGCACCGCTAGGGGCAGGATTGGGTCACAGGCACGGGTCTCCACCCAACCGAAGAGCAGCCAGCACGCCAGCCCACCAGCCAACAGTCCGATAATCACGGGGCTGGACCAGGCGTACTCGTTGCCGCCCCAGGTGGCGGCCAGCACGATGGCAACCGCGCCAAGGTTCATCAGGGCCAGGCCCCACCAGTCGATCTTCTCAGTGAGGGGGCGGCTGGGCAGGTGCAGGACGGTAGCGACGGCGATCCAGGCGATCACCCCCAGGGGCAGGTTGATCCAGAAGACCCAGCGCCAGGAGACGGCATCGGTGAGCCAGCCACCGATGATAGGGCCCAGCACGGAGGCGATGCCGAACATGGCGCCCATGGGGGCCATGTAGGTGCCGCGCACGCGCGGGGGGATGAGGTCTCCGGAGATCGCCTGGGAGGAGATCATCAGGCCGCCACCACCTAGGCCCTGGACGGCGCGGTAGGCCACCAGTTGCGGCATGCCGGTGGCGGTGCCGCACAGGATAGAGCCGATTAGGAACAGGGCAATGGCTAACAGGAAGAGGTTTTTGCGCCCCACTAGATCACCGAGCTTGCCATATACGGGCATGGCCACGGTGATGGCCAGGGTGTAGGCGGTGATGAC belongs to Actinomyces trachealis and includes:
- a CDS encoding TetR/AcrR family transcriptional regulator, with protein sequence MSTDIPRTAATSKGAARRRSIIDAAASIIRESGPSAVTHRGVAERAGCSLSATTYYFSGLDDLLYEAGRVNIALWAERAERVARKVEALDHSPSLEEAVELLLSATLPDAGPYLGHYMQLISANASAPVGRAYREGRHRLNAAVDRVVSGLGLYLTAETVIATVDGAAVTALSEHRDVRSTALALLRRLVQLSELSSTTPTDTTPEEFRTRITREMPIPTRRLDEVGGGDHRTDVASSSTTVQGRRSAHHQNGSSGLRVRG
- the topA gene encoding type I DNA topoisomerase codes for the protein MSTKLVIVESPNKVRSIAGYLGPEFDVEASVGHIRDLPQPSELPAIMKKGPYGRFAVDVEDGFTPYYVVNPDKKKTVTALKKALKEADELYLATDDDREGEAIAWHLKEVLKPKVPVKRMTFTEITKEAVTRALSATRDIDMDLVDAQETRRILDRLVGYEVSPVLWRKVRAGLSAGRVQSVATRLVVERERERMAFVSAAYWGVEADLTTVLSKVDAGARQDATFTARLTSLDGRRVATGRDFTDAGELTASARKAQLIHLHEGGAKAVANAITRATAKVAKVAEKPYRRRPAAPFTTSTLQQEASRKLRMNPRETMRVAQSLYENGYITYMRTDSTVLSGQAVAAARTQVVELYGAQYVPAKPRTYATKSKGAQEAHEAIRPAGDHFRTPAQVASALTGSQFKLYELIWKRTVASQMADATGSTATVHVEVPISDVLGEARDAGDSFKTAQLTASGTVITFRGFLAAYEEGRDAERYEGAEGDARGTDREVRLPAMVAGQELATERAEAGGHETTPPPRYTEASLVKALEEREIGRPSTYAATMSTISDRGYVDHRGQALVPSWLAFAVTRLLEENFSELVDYDFTASMERDLDRIAAGELDRVAWLTRFYKGAGEGGDGVGDAGAGDVSGSGRLGLAQMLAGLGEIDARSVNSVEIGEGITLRVGRYGPYLEDAEGKRANVPSDLAPDELTVERAHELFARAADDGRELGVDPVTGHTIIAKDGRYGPYVTEVLPEPEAPAETAEGAAGSAVDGAAEGAAAKPKKRTSKKAAGPKPRTASLFKSMDLSMVTLEQALDLLSLPRVVGQDAEGVDITAQNGRYGPYLKKGTDSRSLESEEQLLTVTLEQALEIFAQPKRRRGQATARGPLRELGTDPVSGRPVAIKDGRFGPYFTDGETNVTLRRDDDPATVTPERAYELLAEKRAKGPAKKRKTTAKKNTTSACSTRSSKA
- a CDS encoding response regulator transcription factor, which gives rise to MTSSTGTLTRPDGSPVRVLVVDDEQTLADLLASTLRYEGWQVTTVATGGAAVRTAKDLDPDVIVLDIKLPDFDGLEVMRRIHGHKPGVPVLFLTGQDAVEDRVAGLTAGGDDYITKPFSLEEVVARLSALLRHSGAQEDKPESVLQVGNLVMHEDSHEVSRDGKLIHLTATEFELLRYLMRNPRRVLSKTQILDRVWNYDFDGQANIVELYISYLRRKIDKGREPMIHTVRGVGYVLKPVPSTSIN
- a CDS encoding phosphatase PAP2 family protein: MVLPAVPATRTVPAAQPAHRLLAALLALLSFAGVLGTWGTLVLTRTGQLMEQAALTGSLIGARFVSRHARSLLHVITLPSLVALILLVLALALWRGSRRRALWAAGVVVATNVSTQVLKHWVLWRPDYGLSQRWDGANTLPSGHTAVAASAAVALVLVVSARWRPAAAWAGALIAATIGYSTLVCQWHRPADVVAALLLALGWGALAVAGGCWDDDSLTPGSRRPAYLLLLVGVACGLVATPLELWTLQGTAETATRVDTFVAYSAGVAAIVALSCVSMALLTLLSHTSRGLDR
- a CDS encoding DUF7059 domain-containing protein encodes the protein MPRATSSTPALATDPTRLRSLRADLETSGWGVDAVDRLLGPVASAALRREQRLPALRALAAHQARRREAGQGPDPVATLTALFMLGQPVAVAELDAALPNTGTAGALAMGLVVEAAQAAHLEGEPSSNPASRARARVLAAVDLRPHEATDAAGEVRWWVASDLGELETGRELAPNHVLGIGGAGLTLAALTPRRPVTTALDLGCGCGIQTLYLLRHCQHVTATDISARALAFTAFNTALAGVEPGRLELLQGSFLEPVAGRRFDLVATNPPFVITPPAVREAGLALLEYRDAGGPVLPTLVPGLGAHLAPGGIAVMLGNWEHHTGQDWRERVATWLPEDTDAWVVQRELQDPVEYASMWLRDGGSTPERDRSGFEARLGAWIDDFESRGVAAVGFGYLVLHRPEAGATRAPWRVLEEVTTTGTGPLGEHVAQVVEASSRLAAMDDDAVAALRPVAATDVTQERHMRPGDTEPTMILIRQGGGLGRVIQAGTALAALVDVADGELSVAQVATALAALGGQEDRSAALKEELVAATRELVRGGFLALQSCV